A window of the Hypnocyclicus thermotrophus genome harbors these coding sequences:
- a CDS encoding lysylphosphatidylglycerol synthase transmembrane domain-containing protein, translating to MKHILKKRNIIFVIIVFIITIYFMLKNNYIHKEMFKNLNYFYLLIGILISFGVWVSEILMLKSILHKDISIHDSFENIALGQLFNGLTPFASGGQVVQIYHMNSKKVAYAKSTATLFIMFFIYQIILTILGIISIFFKYSYFKVVLKEKIYFIFFGFTLNLIIAIFLISLFFISKNSGRFMFGVIKKIPFLKEKYKNKLYIKIRKFIKEFYLSINIIKNDKKIVVKLIVLNLIKLFCMYIMPYFIILSLKENIKLEILLPGMAFLNMITSFIPLPGASLGAEGGFILIFHKFLLQKNIFFIMFLWRVLSYYLNILVGSLIMIYIILKEEKEIKNFIK from the coding sequence ATGAAACATATTTTAAAAAAAAGAAATATAATTTTTGTAATAATAGTTTTTATAATAACAATATACTTCATGTTAAAAAATAATTACATACATAAAGAAATGTTTAAAAATTTGAATTATTTTTATTTGTTGATAGGAATATTGATTTCTTTTGGTGTTTGGGTTAGTGAAATTTTAATGCTAAAATCGATTTTACATAAAGATATATCAATTCATGATAGTTTTGAAAATATTGCACTTGGACAGCTATTTAATGGATTAACTCCTTTTGCTAGTGGAGGTCAAGTAGTTCAAATATATCATATGAATAGTAAAAAAGTAGCATATGCAAAATCTACAGCGACTCTTTTTATAATGTTTTTTATTTATCAAATAATTCTTACAATTTTAGGAATAATTAGCATATTTTTTAAATATAGTTATTTTAAAGTCGTTTTAAAAGAAAAAATATATTTTATTTTTTTTGGATTTACATTAAATTTAATAATAGCAATATTTTTAATATCATTATTTTTTATATCTAAAAATAGTGGTAGATTTATGTTTGGAGTAATCAAAAAAATACCTTTTTTAAAAGAAAAATATAAAAATAAATTATACATAAAAATAAGAAAATTTATAAAAGAATTTTATTTAAGTATAAATATTATAAAAAATGATAAGAAAATAGTAGTAAAGTTAATAGTACTAAATTTAATAAAATTATTTTGCATGTATATAATGCCATATTTTATAATACTGTCGCTAAAAGAAAATATAAAATTGGAAATATTACTTCCTGGAATGGCATTTTTAAATATGATAACATCATTTATTCCTTTACCAGGCGCAAGCTTGGGAGCAGAAGGTGGATTTATACTTATATTTCATAAATTTTTATTACAAAAAAATATATTTTTTATAATGTTTTTGTGGAGAGTTTTATCATATTATTTAAATATTTTAGTAGGTTCATTAATAATGATATATATTATTTTAAAAGAAGAAAAAGAGATAAAAAATTTTATTAAATAA